One part of the Candidatus Borreliella tachyglossi genome encodes these proteins:
- a CDS encoding vWA domain-containing protein — MKKTYFFVFLLVVFTLFSLIEDDLNITIDDVYVEAHENGFHLFIRKKPKVKSVILTESFEIPEKSKDVSTYSFRTLGYNDINGDEIRILNGRVIMNRELLSLTSSTPVPNRKFGEAFHILIPKRLKYGFPNFSTRSGDIDLETLKRRKEPFWFSIRTFEKKYNDYLGQYKDNAYELFFKDSQMDGKIESNGMMEAFSRFSDDVVVAEQGMDALDKIKDILEKSEDSNADLDLVFVVDVTESMKNNIEILKEHLFEIVEPQLKQFKSYRVGLVFYKDYLEDFLTRSFDFNTKEYLNNILKYINVGGGGDYPEAVFEGINAAVTQFDWKAENRFIVVLGDAPPHEYPRGPIVYEEVMNLAKEKDITIYGIILQQ; from the coding sequence ATGAAAAAAACTTACTTTTTTGTTTTTTTGTTGGTTGTGTTTACTTTGTTTTCTTTAATAGAAGATGATCTAAATATTACCATTGATGATGTATATGTTGAGGCTCATGAAAATGGCTTTCACCTTTTTATTAGGAAAAAGCCAAAGGTTAAGTCTGTCATTTTAACTGAATCTTTTGAAATTCCAGAAAAGAGTAAAGATGTATCTACTTATTCATTTAGAACGCTAGGGTATAATGACATTAATGGAGATGAAATTAGAATTTTAAACGGTAGAGTTATTATGAATAGGGAACTTTTATCATTGACATCCTCTACGCCTGTTCCAAATAGAAAATTTGGGGAGGCTTTTCATATACTAATACCTAAGAGATTAAAATATGGTTTTCCTAATTTTTCAACAAGAAGTGGTGATATTGATTTAGAAACTCTTAAGAGAAGGAAAGAACCTTTTTGGTTTTCAATTAGAACTTTTGAAAAAAAATATAATGATTATTTAGGTCAGTATAAGGATAATGCCTATGAATTATTCTTCAAGGACAGTCAAATGGACGGTAAAATTGAGTCTAATGGGATGATGGAAGCATTTTCTAGATTTTCGGATGATGTTGTTGTTGCAGAACAGGGAATGGATGCGCTTGATAAGATCAAGGATATTTTAGAAAAATCAGAAGATTCAAATGCTGACTTAGATCTTGTTTTTGTTGTTGATGTTACTGAGAGTATGAAGAATAATATTGAAATTTTAAAGGAGCATCTTTTTGAGATCGTAGAACCTCAGTTAAAGCAATTTAAGTCTTATAGGGTAGGTCTTGTATTTTATAAGGATTATCTTGAAGATTTTTTGACAAGATCTTTTGATTTTAATACTAAGGAGTATTTAAACAATATTCTTAAATATATTAATGTAGGTGGTGGAGGAGATTATCCTGAGGCGGTATTTGAAGGGATTAATGCTGCTGTTACTCAATTTGATTGGAAGGCGGAGAATAGATTTATTGTTGTATTGGGAGATGCACCTCCTCATGAATATCCTAGGGGGCCTATAGTTTATGAGGAAGTTATGAACTTGGCTAAGGAAAAAGATATTACAATTTATGGGATAATACTTCAGCAGTAG